A part of Halobacillus shinanisalinarum genomic DNA contains:
- a CDS encoding NupC/NupG family nucleoside CNT transporter, which translates to MNIIFLLTGILLAFVIAFLFSNNRKEIKYKRILTMLAVQLILVYFMMNTSIGLEVISSVGVFFEKLMKIADSGIQFVFGGLVNEGATTFFIGVLLPLVFISVLIGILNYIKVLPFIIKYTGLFLSKITGMGKLESYFAVSTATFGQPEVFLTIIKQIPLLPPKRLYTICTSAMSAVSMAMVGAYMTMLEPKYVVTAVVLNIFSALIVANIINPYDLEDHDDLIEVEEDERVPFFQMVGDSVMDGFKIVITVAAMLLGFIALMELINVIFLGIFQVSFQTIIGYIFAPIAFLMGVPWAEAVQAGGIMATKLVTNEFVAMLSFGEIANNLSEKTVAIVSVYLVSFANFGTVGIVSGSIRSISEKQGNYVSKFALKLLLGATLASVISGTMIGLVI; encoded by the coding sequence ATGAATATTATTTTCTTACTAACAGGGATTTTGCTAGCCTTTGTTATTGCTTTTTTATTTAGTAATAATAGAAAGGAAATTAAATATAAGCGTATTCTGACTATGCTAGCTGTTCAACTCATTTTAGTTTATTTCATGATGAATACTAGTATAGGTTTAGAGGTTATTTCCAGTGTGGGTGTGTTTTTTGAAAAGTTAATGAAGATTGCCGATTCAGGCATTCAATTTGTATTCGGTGGATTGGTGAATGAAGGGGCGACAACGTTTTTCATCGGAGTGTTATTACCGCTTGTTTTCATATCCGTATTAATAGGAATCCTTAATTATATTAAAGTATTGCCTTTTATCATTAAATATACAGGCTTATTTTTAAGTAAAATAACAGGAATGGGAAAACTGGAAAGCTATTTTGCGGTCTCCACAGCTACTTTTGGACAACCCGAAGTGTTCTTAACTATTATCAAACAAATTCCTTTATTACCTCCAAAAAGACTTTACACCATTTGTACATCAGCCATGAGTGCAGTAAGTATGGCGATGGTTGGGGCCTATATGACCATGCTAGAGCCAAAATACGTTGTAACAGCTGTTGTATTGAATATTTTTAGTGCACTTATCGTAGCTAATATTATTAATCCATACGATTTGGAGGATCATGATGATTTAATTGAGGTTGAGGAAGATGAAAGAGTTCCATTTTTTCAAATGGTCGGGGACAGCGTTATGGATGGATTTAAAATTGTGATTACCGTTGCTGCTATGCTCTTGGGATTTATTGCTTTGATGGAATTGATTAATGTTATTTTTCTAGGTATATTCCAAGTTTCTTTCCAAACGATTATTGGCTATATTTTCGCGCCTATTGCTTTCCTAATGGGTGTTCCATGGGCGGAAGCTGTACAAGCAGGTGGAATCATGGCAACCAAACTTGTTACGAATGAGTTTGTAGCCATGTTAAGCTTTGGTGAAATTGCAAATAATCTTTCTGAGAAAACTGTAGCTATTGTGTCCGTTTATTTAGTTAGTTTTGCAAACTTTGGTACGGTGGGGATTGTTTCTGGTTCAATCAGATCAATCAGTGAAAAACAAGGTAATTATGTTTCGAAATTTGCTTTAAAACTATTATTAGGTGCCACACTAGCTTCGGTCATTTCCGGTACAATGATCGGTTTAGTCATTTAG
- a CDS encoding nucleoside hydrolase, with protein MNTRKIIMDCDPGHDDAIAMILAAVQPDLEILGITTVSGNAEIEKTTMNALKVCDLVSLTDVVVSKGASEPLVRIRETAPGIHGDSGLDGPEMPEPSRSWSKEHGSDTIIRLLKESDEPVTILPTGPLTNIALALTKAPEIKDNIEEIVLMGGGTFGNWTPTAEFNIWADPEAAKKVFDSGIPTVVMGLDITHQAQATEEVIDQVNKIDNHVAKIVGELLAFFRSTYKEMFDFDGAPVHDVLTVAYCVAPELFETKDVNIAVETKGEFTAGTTLIDLHGVTGRKVNAKFGIGLDVEGFWKLMMKALKKY; from the coding sequence ATGAATACTAGAAAAATTATTATGGATTGTGATCCAGGACATGATGATGCTATTGCGATGATTTTAGCTGCTGTACAACCAGATTTAGAGATTTTGGGGATCACAACCGTTTCTGGAAATGCAGAAATTGAAAAAACGACGATGAATGCATTAAAGGTCTGTGATTTAGTTTCATTAACTGATGTCGTTGTTTCAAAAGGGGCGAGTGAGCCTTTGGTTCGAATACGAGAAACAGCACCTGGTATTCACGGGGACTCAGGTTTGGATGGTCCAGAGATGCCTGAACCTTCTCGCAGCTGGAGTAAGGAACATGGTTCTGATACCATCATCAGACTTTTAAAAGAGTCTGATGAGCCAGTGACCATTCTTCCAACAGGCCCTTTGACAAATATTGCTTTAGCTTTAACAAAAGCACCAGAAATTAAAGATAACATTGAAGAGATTGTCCTTATGGGTGGCGGAACATTTGGTAACTGGACGCCAACAGCTGAATTTAATATTTGGGCTGATCCGGAAGCGGCCAAAAAGGTCTTTGACAGCGGTATTCCAACAGTAGTTATGGGTTTAGATATCACACATCAAGCCCAAGCAACCGAAGAGGTTATCGATCAAGTGAATAAAATTGATAATCACGTCGCTAAAATAGTTGGTGAGTTATTAGCATTTTTCAGATCAACCTATAAAGAAATGTTTGATTTTGACGGAGCACCCGTACACGATGTATTGACTGTAGCCTATTGTGTGGCACCAGAATTGTTTGAGACGAAAGATGTCAATATTGCGGTGGAAACGAAAGGGGAGTTTACTGCAGGAACAACCCTAATTGATTTACATGGGGTCACGGGAAGAAAGGTCAATGCTAAGTTTGGAATAGGCCTTGATGTAGAAGGTTTTTGGAAACTCATGATGAAAGCTCTTAAGAAATACTAA
- the codA gene encoding cytosine deaminase: MLLKNAKLYGQEGRWNIEIEKDQIKTITPVTNTREMSNENVIDLNGKMVLPPYVEPHIHLDYALTVGTPRWNQSGSVFEGIEIWSERKKLVNETKEDIKNRALSAMKMQMKHGIQHVRTHVDVSEPTLKGLEALLEVKEEIKPWMDLQIVALPQEGLYTQSIGEELLEKALEMGADVVGGIPHYELTREDGVRSVIKALELANKYGKLVDIHCDEIDDEQSRYLEVLAAEALKLGIGDRVTASHTTAMASYNDAYTYKLFQTLKKSNIHFVALPKANLHLQGRFDGYPKRRGLTRVKELLESGVNVCFGLDSIMDPWYPLGDGNLMHVVEIGLHACHMTSYNDIVTALELITTNGAKALGIEVEYGVEEGNKANLIVINTDSEYEAIRCQSPVLYSIRNGEIIVETKPAETTMNVPIFTSE, translated from the coding sequence ATGCTTTTAAAAAATGCAAAGCTTTACGGCCAAGAAGGCAGATGGAATATTGAAATTGAAAAAGACCAAATAAAAACGATTACGCCGGTTACAAATACCCGCGAGATGAGTAATGAAAACGTGATCGATCTAAATGGAAAAATGGTATTGCCTCCTTATGTCGAACCACATATACATCTAGACTATGCACTCACTGTAGGAACGCCTAGGTGGAATCAATCGGGGTCCGTGTTTGAGGGGATTGAGATTTGGTCTGAAAGAAAAAAACTGGTCAACGAGACAAAAGAGGATATTAAAAACCGTGCCTTGAGCGCGATGAAAATGCAGATGAAACATGGTATTCAGCATGTACGAACACATGTAGATGTGAGCGAGCCAACACTTAAAGGGTTAGAAGCATTACTGGAAGTAAAAGAAGAAATCAAACCTTGGATGGACTTGCAGATTGTAGCACTTCCCCAAGAAGGGCTTTATACCCAATCAATAGGAGAGGAGCTGCTAGAAAAAGCGCTCGAAATGGGGGCTGATGTCGTCGGCGGAATTCCCCATTATGAATTAACCCGTGAAGACGGTGTACGCTCAGTGATCAAAGCCCTCGAGTTAGCGAACAAATATGGAAAATTGGTTGATATCCATTGCGATGAGATTGATGATGAACAATCTAGATATTTAGAAGTGCTTGCAGCCGAAGCTCTTAAATTAGGGATAGGAGATCGTGTAACGGCGAGCCATACAACCGCAATGGCTTCTTATAATGATGCTTATACGTACAAGCTTTTTCAAACACTGAAAAAGTCGAATATTCATTTCGTTGCTCTCCCGAAAGCAAACTTGCATTTACAAGGGAGGTTCGATGGTTATCCTAAACGTCGAGGTCTAACGCGTGTAAAAGAGCTGCTAGAATCGGGGGTTAATGTCTGCTTTGGGCTGGATTCGATAATGGATCCCTGGTACCCCCTCGGCGATGGGAATCTAATGCATGTGGTCGAAATCGGTTTGCACGCTTGTCATATGACGAGCTATAACGATATTGTGACTGCGCTCGAACTCATTACAACGAATGGAGCGAAGGCCTTAGGAATTGAAGTAGAATATGGTGTGGAAGAAGGAAACAAGGCGAACTTGATCGTCATAAATACCGATTCTGAGTACGAGGCTATTCGTTGCCAATCTCCAGTCCTCTATTCGATTAGAAATGGTGAAATCATCGTCGAAACGAAACCTGCAGAAACAACAATGAATGTTCCGATTTTCACTAGTGAATAA
- a CDS encoding carbohydrate kinase family protein: MTTVLNEENQKSPIICIGGVNVDKKLYAKNEIVSKTSNPVKSSQTVGGVARNIAENLGRLGEEVIMLSVRGNDSDWLDIDQLSSPFMNLDYVAKIENSSTGSYTAVLDKNGDLSIALADMDIFDHLTPELLSKNIDILIKAKCIVLDLNCPSETVDFLCSFASKHHIPLVIIPVSTPKMNRLPKDLSGVNWLIVNKSETEAFMNITIDDKEDRKDPVKKWLELGVQNVIVTDGSNGVIAGGANGEIHSYRAIETPEVVDVTGAGDSFCSGVIYSWLQRGELDHIIKSGLVNAHKTILSKSTVRQELSPKQFELDMEEFSNETIY, translated from the coding sequence TTGACTACCGTTTTAAATGAGGAAAATCAAAAATCCCCTATTATTTGTATAGGGGGAGTGAACGTTGACAAAAAATTATATGCCAAAAATGAAATTGTCAGCAAAACTTCTAATCCAGTAAAATCCTCCCAGACGGTTGGTGGAGTAGCAAGAAATATCGCTGAAAACTTAGGTCGATTAGGCGAAGAAGTGATAATGCTTTCAGTAAGAGGCAATGATTCAGACTGGCTGGATATAGACCAGTTATCCTCGCCTTTTATGAATCTAGACTATGTCGCTAAGATTGAGAACTCATCGACAGGTTCGTACACAGCTGTTTTAGATAAAAACGGTGATTTATCTATTGCTTTAGCGGATATGGACATTTTTGATCATCTTACACCTGAGCTTCTTTCGAAAAATATCGATATTCTTATCAAAGCTAAATGTATTGTACTGGACTTGAATTGTCCAAGTGAAACAGTTGATTTTCTTTGTTCCTTTGCATCTAAACATCATATTCCTTTAGTCATTATCCCTGTTTCGACTCCTAAAATGAATCGGCTTCCAAAAGATTTGAGTGGAGTAAATTGGCTCATTGTAAATAAGAGTGAAACGGAAGCTTTTATGAATATTACGATTGATGATAAGGAAGATCGGAAAGACCCAGTTAAGAAGTGGTTAGAGTTAGGAGTGCAAAACGTTATTGTAACTGATGGATCAAACGGTGTCATTGCAGGTGGGGCAAATGGAGAGATTCATAGCTACCGAGCTATTGAAACACCTGAAGTTGTTGATGTTACAGGCGCAGGAGATTCATTTTGTTCAGGAGTTATTTATTCCTGGTTACAAAGAGGAGAATTAGATCACATTATAAAATCTGGTTTGGTTAACGCACATAAAACCATTCTGTCAAAATCTACCGTTAGACAAGAATTATCCCCAAAACAATTTGAATTAGATATGGAGGAATTTTCAAATGAAACAATATATTGA
- a CDS encoding pseudouridine-5'-phosphate glycosidase, with product MKQYIELSKEVQQAKEEGKAIVALESTIISHGMPYPQNIKMAREIEQIVRDNGAVPATIAIMDGKIKIGLTDDELELFGNSSDVAKVSRRDLAQIVATKKLGATTVATTMICAELADIKVFVTGGIGGVHRGAETTMDISADLEELAQTDVAVVCAGAKSILDLALTLEYLETKGVPVIGYETEVLPAFFTRTSEHQLHSSTDSVDVIAETLKTKWDLNLKGGAVIANPIPEEHAMDEDYINGIINQAIKEAEENHILGKDSTPFLLGKITELTDGKSLDANIELVKHNAKVGTQIAVSFNNQVK from the coding sequence ATGAAACAATATATTGAATTATCTAAAGAGGTACAACAGGCAAAAGAAGAAGGGAAAGCTATTGTTGCTTTAGAATCTACAATTATTTCTCATGGTATGCCTTACCCGCAAAACATAAAAATGGCTCGTGAGATTGAACAAATTGTTCGTGACAACGGTGCTGTCCCAGCGACCATTGCGATCATGGACGGAAAAATTAAAATTGGTTTAACAGATGATGAATTGGAGTTATTCGGTAATAGTTCAGATGTTGCGAAAGTATCAAGACGTGATTTAGCTCAAATTGTTGCTACTAAAAAACTAGGGGCGACGACTGTTGCTACAACTATGATTTGTGCTGAGTTAGCAGACATCAAGGTCTTTGTAACAGGTGGTATCGGCGGCGTTCATAGAGGGGCAGAAACAACGATGGATATCTCAGCTGACCTTGAAGAATTAGCTCAAACAGATGTAGCGGTTGTTTGTGCAGGGGCCAAGTCAATCCTGGATCTAGCGCTTACTCTTGAATACCTTGAAACAAAGGGAGTTCCAGTTATTGGTTATGAAACGGAAGTTCTACCGGCTTTCTTCACGAGAACAAGTGAACATCAATTACACTCTTCTACTGATTCAGTTGATGTGATTGCTGAAACATTGAAGACTAAATGGGACTTAAATCTTAAGGGTGGAGCCGTCATCGCTAATCCAATCCCTGAAGAACATGCTATGGACGAAGACTATATCAATGGAATTATCAATCAGGCGATTAAAGAAGCAGAAGAAAATCATATTTTAGGTAAAGATAGTACACCATTCTTGCTTGGTAAAATTACAGAATTAACAGATGGTAAAAGCCTTGATGCCAATATAGAATTAGTCAAGCACAATGCTAAAGTAGGAACCCAGATCGCAGTTAGTTTCAATAACCAAGTTAAGTAA